A single window of Vigna radiata var. radiata cultivar VC1973A chromosome 4, Vradiata_ver6, whole genome shotgun sequence DNA harbors:
- the LOC106759177 gene encoding uncharacterized protein At2g33490 isoform X1, which translates to MKSSLKKLRGLALHNHNHNRTRKDDSSNSIQPLGQLDELARATQDMQDMRDCYDTLLSAAAATASSAYEFSESLRDMGSCLLEKTALNDHADETGKLLLTLGKIQFKLHKLIDDYRSHIIQTITVPSESLLNELRIVEEMKRQCDEKRDVYDYMVARYREGGRSKGGKGETFSLQQLQTAHDEYDEEATLFVFRLKSLKQGQSRSLLTQATRHHASQLCFFKKAVKSLETVEPHVKSVTEQQHIDYQFSGLEEEDGYEGDDGDDGGGGYDDNDDGELSFDYGQTEQDRDVSTSRNSMELDQVEVTAPGGFTSETAKENLDKLQRNLFSFRVRTGSQSAPLFADKPDAIEKLRQMRPSLSRKFSSYVLPTPVDAKSSISSSSNNPKPSKVQANLSEPTKNLWHSSPLEQKKHEKDSGDEFSGSIVRSAQSVHKESNSNTASTRLPLPLADNLLSSNRDYISAHSKKIKRYAFSGPLTSNPGPTRPVLLESVQLFSGPLLPSSIPQPRSSSPKVSPTASPTLVSSPKISELHELPRPPTNFPSNSRLLGLVGHSGPLLSGGQKVSSANNLAASTAASPLPMPPQAMARSFSIPSSGARVAALHVPRTLDSSHGSSISETIASPLIPLALSSSQPSSDC; encoded by the exons ATGAAGAGCTCTCTGAAGAAATTGCGAGGTCTGGCGCTTCACAATCACAACCACAACCGCACTCGCAAGGATGACTCCTCCAACTCCATTCAGCCTTTGGGCCAGCTTGACGAGCTTGCTCGGGCCACCCAG GATATGCAAGACATGAGGGACTGCTATGACACCTTGCTTTCCGCCGCTGCTGCAACCGCCAGCAGTGCCTATG AATTCTCTGAGTCCTTGCGAGACATGGGCTCTTGTCTCCTCGAGAAGACCGCTTTAAATGACCACGCAGATGAAACTG GAAAACTTCTCCTCACGCTTGGCAAAATTCAGTTCAAACTCCACAAACTAATTGATGACTAC CGTTCTCATATAATCCAGACAATTACCGTTCCCTCGGAATCTCTCTTGAATGAACTTCGAATTGTTGAG GAGATGAAGCGGCAATGTGATGAGAAAAG AGACGTATATGACTATATGGTAGCAAGATACAGAGAAGGAGGCAGGTCTAAAGGCGGGAAAGGGGAAACTTTTTCTTTGCAGCAGTTGCAAACTGCTCATGATGAATATGATGAAGAGGCTACTTTGTTTGTTTTCCGATTGAAATCTCTGAAGCAAGGACAATCGCGTAGTCTTCTAACACAGGCAACGCGTCACCATGCTTCTCAG TTGTGTTTTTTCAAGAAAGCAGTCAAGTCCCTTGAGACAGTAGAACCACATGTAAAATCTGTAACTGAACAGCAGCACATTGATTACCAGTTCAGTGGTCTTGAAGAGGAGGATGGGTATGAAGGTGACGATGGagatgatggtggtggtggttatgATGACAATGATGATGGTGAGCTGAGTTTTGACTATGGACAAACTGAACAAGACCGAGATGTTTCTACGTCACGAAACTCCATGGAG CTGGATCAAGTGGAAGTTACAGCTCCTGGAGGTTTTACATCCGAAACTGCCAAG GAAAACTTAGACAAACTTCAAAGgaatttgttttcctttagGGTTAGGACAGGGAGCCAATCTGCCCCGCTTTTTGCTGATAAACCTGATGCAATTGAAAAACTGAGGCAGATGCGCCCATCTTTATCTCGGAAGTTTAGTTCATATGTGCTACCCACACCCGTTGATGCTAAGAGTTCAATCTCTTCAAGTTCAAATAATCCAAAACCATCCAAAGTGCAGGCAAATCTAAGTGAACCTACAAAGAACTTGTGGCATTCATCCCCCTTAGAACAaaagaaacatgaaaaagaTAGCGGTGATGAATTTTCTGGTTCTATTGTCAGAAGTGCTCAGTCGGTACACAAGGAAAGTAACAGTAATACTGCCTCCACGAGATTGCCTCTTCCTCTAGCAGATAATCTTTTATCCTCGAACCGTGATTACATTTCCGCTCACtctaaaaagattaaaagataTGCCTTTTCTGGCCCATTGACAAGTAATCCTGGGCCTACCAGGCCGGTTTTGTTAGAAAGTGTTCAACTGTTCTCTGGACCTCTTTTGCCAAGTTCAATCCCTCAGCCTCGGTCATCATCTCCAAAAGTATCTCCCACTGCTTCTCCCACTCTAGTGTCTTCACCCAAAATAAGTGAGCTTCATGAACTTCCTAGGCCTCCAACCAATTTCCCATCCAATTCAAGGCTTTTAGGTTTGGTGGGTCATTCTGGTCCTTTGTTGTCTGGAGGTCAAAAGGTTTCCTCTGCAAATAATTTGGCTGCATCAACTGCTGCATCTCCATTACCAATGCCACCTCAGGCCATGGCTCGTAGTTTCTCCATACCTTCTAGTGGGGCTAGAGTTGCAGCATTACATGTTCCTAGAACTCTAGATTCTTCTCATGGATCATCTATATCTGAGACTATTGCTTCTCCTCTGATACCACTAGCATTATCTAGTAGTCAGCCATCATCAGATTGCTGA
- the LOC106759177 gene encoding uncharacterized protein At2g33490 isoform X2 — MQDMRDCYDTLLSAAAATASSAYEFSESLRDMGSCLLEKTALNDHADETGKLLLTLGKIQFKLHKLIDDYRSHIIQTITVPSESLLNELRIVEEMKRQCDEKRDVYDYMVARYREGGRSKGGKGETFSLQQLQTAHDEYDEEATLFVFRLKSLKQGQSRSLLTQATRHHASQLCFFKKAVKSLETVEPHVKSVTEQQHIDYQFSGLEEEDGYEGDDGDDGGGGYDDNDDGELSFDYGQTEQDRDVSTSRNSMELDQVEVTAPGGFTSETAKENLDKLQRNLFSFRVRTGSQSAPLFADKPDAIEKLRQMRPSLSRKFSSYVLPTPVDAKSSISSSSNNPKPSKVQANLSEPTKNLWHSSPLEQKKHEKDSGDEFSGSIVRSAQSVHKESNSNTASTRLPLPLADNLLSSNRDYISAHSKKIKRYAFSGPLTSNPGPTRPVLLESVQLFSGPLLPSSIPQPRSSSPKVSPTASPTLVSSPKISELHELPRPPTNFPSNSRLLGLVGHSGPLLSGGQKVSSANNLAASTAASPLPMPPQAMARSFSIPSSGARVAALHVPRTLDSSHGSSISETIASPLIPLALSSSQPSSDC, encoded by the exons ATGCAAGACATGAGGGACTGCTATGACACCTTGCTTTCCGCCGCTGCTGCAACCGCCAGCAGTGCCTATG AATTCTCTGAGTCCTTGCGAGACATGGGCTCTTGTCTCCTCGAGAAGACCGCTTTAAATGACCACGCAGATGAAACTG GAAAACTTCTCCTCACGCTTGGCAAAATTCAGTTCAAACTCCACAAACTAATTGATGACTAC CGTTCTCATATAATCCAGACAATTACCGTTCCCTCGGAATCTCTCTTGAATGAACTTCGAATTGTTGAG GAGATGAAGCGGCAATGTGATGAGAAAAG AGACGTATATGACTATATGGTAGCAAGATACAGAGAAGGAGGCAGGTCTAAAGGCGGGAAAGGGGAAACTTTTTCTTTGCAGCAGTTGCAAACTGCTCATGATGAATATGATGAAGAGGCTACTTTGTTTGTTTTCCGATTGAAATCTCTGAAGCAAGGACAATCGCGTAGTCTTCTAACACAGGCAACGCGTCACCATGCTTCTCAG TTGTGTTTTTTCAAGAAAGCAGTCAAGTCCCTTGAGACAGTAGAACCACATGTAAAATCTGTAACTGAACAGCAGCACATTGATTACCAGTTCAGTGGTCTTGAAGAGGAGGATGGGTATGAAGGTGACGATGGagatgatggtggtggtggttatgATGACAATGATGATGGTGAGCTGAGTTTTGACTATGGACAAACTGAACAAGACCGAGATGTTTCTACGTCACGAAACTCCATGGAG CTGGATCAAGTGGAAGTTACAGCTCCTGGAGGTTTTACATCCGAAACTGCCAAG GAAAACTTAGACAAACTTCAAAGgaatttgttttcctttagGGTTAGGACAGGGAGCCAATCTGCCCCGCTTTTTGCTGATAAACCTGATGCAATTGAAAAACTGAGGCAGATGCGCCCATCTTTATCTCGGAAGTTTAGTTCATATGTGCTACCCACACCCGTTGATGCTAAGAGTTCAATCTCTTCAAGTTCAAATAATCCAAAACCATCCAAAGTGCAGGCAAATCTAAGTGAACCTACAAAGAACTTGTGGCATTCATCCCCCTTAGAACAaaagaaacatgaaaaagaTAGCGGTGATGAATTTTCTGGTTCTATTGTCAGAAGTGCTCAGTCGGTACACAAGGAAAGTAACAGTAATACTGCCTCCACGAGATTGCCTCTTCCTCTAGCAGATAATCTTTTATCCTCGAACCGTGATTACATTTCCGCTCACtctaaaaagattaaaagataTGCCTTTTCTGGCCCATTGACAAGTAATCCTGGGCCTACCAGGCCGGTTTTGTTAGAAAGTGTTCAACTGTTCTCTGGACCTCTTTTGCCAAGTTCAATCCCTCAGCCTCGGTCATCATCTCCAAAAGTATCTCCCACTGCTTCTCCCACTCTAGTGTCTTCACCCAAAATAAGTGAGCTTCATGAACTTCCTAGGCCTCCAACCAATTTCCCATCCAATTCAAGGCTTTTAGGTTTGGTGGGTCATTCTGGTCCTTTGTTGTCTGGAGGTCAAAAGGTTTCCTCTGCAAATAATTTGGCTGCATCAACTGCTGCATCTCCATTACCAATGCCACCTCAGGCCATGGCTCGTAGTTTCTCCATACCTTCTAGTGGGGCTAGAGTTGCAGCATTACATGTTCCTAGAACTCTAGATTCTTCTCATGGATCATCTATATCTGAGACTATTGCTTCTCCTCTGATACCACTAGCATTATCTAGTAGTCAGCCATCATCAGATTGCTGA
- the LOC106759178 gene encoding leucine-rich repeat protein 1-like, whose protein sequence is MERSMRVPFYVLAIFLLLSDPFAVINANSEGDALFAFRRAVKDPNNVLQSWDPTLVDPCTWFHVTCDDDKRVTRLDLGHAKLSGHLVPELGRLQRLQFLELYKNDLKGPIPKELGDLKNLVSLGLYQNNLTGSIPASLSNLSHIKFLRLNSNMLTGRIPRELTKLENLKILDLSNNDLCGTFPTSGSFSKFSEQSFKNNTRLKGPELMGFVRYDTGESCK, encoded by the exons ATGGAGAGGAGCATGAGGGTACCTTTTTACGTTCTTGCCATTTTTCTTCTCCTATCAGACCCTTTTGCTGTTATAAATGCAAACTCTGAAG GTGATGCTCTGTTCGCGTTCAGAAGAGCTGTGAAAGACCCAAATAACGTTCTGCAGAGCTGGGATCCAACTTTGGTGGATCCTTGTACATGGTTCCATGTTACCTGTGATGATGATAAGAGAGTAACCCGACT GGACCTCGGACACGCAAAACTGTCTGGTCATTTGGTTCCAGAACTAGGGAGGCTCCAGCGCCTTCAGTTTCT AGAACTGTACAAAAATGATTTGAAGGGTCCAATACCAAAGGAACTTGGAGACCTCAAGAACCTGGTTAGCTTGGGTCTCTACCAGAATAACCTCACTGGCTCCATTCCCGCCAGCCTGTCCAACCTCTCCcacatcaaattctt GCGGCTCAACAGCAACATGCTCACTGGAAGAATACCGAGGGAACTCACTAAGTTGGAAAACCTCAAGATCTT AGACCTATCAAATAATGATCTGTGTGGTACTTTCCCTACATCCGGCTCTTTTTCCAAGTTCTCTGAACAAAG TTTCAAGAATAACACAAGACTTAAAGGACCAGAATTAATGGGATTCGTCAGATATGATACTGGAGAAAGCTGCAAATGA